A genome region from Streptomyces antimycoticus includes the following:
- a CDS encoding GntP family permease, translated as MTAHTWWLLLILTVAIAALIYLINSRLRVHPFVALILVSVGTGIAAGEPAAKLAGSIEEGAGGTLGDVGVTLALGAMLGRLLSDSGATDTIARALVARAEPRRLPWLVGAAAFVIGVPMFFEVGLIVLLPLIFSVARRMESHGGTKGSPYVLLGVPAIASLSTLHGMLPPHPGPLTAMTGLHADLGLTLGVGIVCAVPTVILAGPVYARWIAPRLPDVAPDAELVAQFAGAERQPAATGSGSGVQAGTDTPGRRTGVPTGLAVAAVLVPVVLMLLRTLAETVLDESSGLGAALVFAGEPLVAMLAGFVFAFGVTVFGSGRSGDETRASLTDSLKSIAAILLIIGGGGAFKQVLQDSGIGDAIASAAEGAHINVILLGWLIALLLSLTTGSATVGIVSATGIVAPLIGDGGGLEASLLVVAIGAGSLGLNYVNHAGFWLVKESFGMDLSQATKTQTVVQTLVSVFGLAMALLLSVFA; from the coding sequence ATGACCGCACACACCTGGTGGCTGCTGCTCATCCTCACGGTGGCGATAGCAGCACTGATCTACCTCATCAACTCCCGGCTGCGTGTCCACCCGTTCGTCGCGCTGATCCTGGTCAGCGTGGGCACGGGGATCGCGGCCGGGGAACCCGCCGCGAAACTCGCCGGATCCATCGAGGAGGGCGCCGGCGGCACCCTCGGCGACGTGGGCGTCACCCTCGCCCTGGGCGCCATGCTCGGCCGTCTGCTCTCCGACTCGGGCGCGACCGACACCATCGCCCGCGCCCTCGTCGCCCGCGCCGAGCCGCGCAGGCTGCCCTGGCTGGTCGGTGCCGCGGCGTTCGTCATCGGCGTGCCCATGTTCTTCGAGGTGGGCCTGATCGTGCTGCTGCCCCTGATCTTCAGCGTCGCCCGCAGGATGGAGAGCCACGGCGGCACGAAGGGCAGCCCGTACGTCCTCCTCGGCGTGCCCGCCATCGCCTCGCTGTCCACCCTGCACGGCATGCTGCCGCCCCACCCCGGCCCGCTGACCGCGATGACCGGTCTCCACGCCGACCTCGGTCTCACCCTCGGCGTCGGCATCGTCTGCGCCGTGCCCACCGTCATCCTGGCGGGTCCCGTCTACGCCCGCTGGATCGCGCCCCGGCTGCCCGACGTCGCCCCGGACGCCGAACTGGTGGCCCAGTTCGCCGGCGCCGAGCGGCAGCCCGCTGCGACCGGCTCGGGGTCCGGTGTCCAGGCGGGAACGGACACGCCCGGCCGCCGGACCGGTGTGCCCACCGGCCTGGCCGTGGCGGCGGTGCTGGTCCCCGTCGTCCTGATGCTGCTGCGTACGCTCGCCGAGACGGTGCTGGACGAGTCGAGCGGGCTGGGCGCGGCCCTCGTGTTCGCCGGAGAACCCCTGGTGGCGATGCTCGCCGGTTTCGTCTTCGCCTTCGGGGTGACGGTGTTCGGCTCCGGCCGTTCCGGTGACGAGACTCGCGCCTCCCTGACCGACAGCCTGAAGTCCATCGCCGCGATCCTGCTCATCATCGGTGGGGGAGGGGCGTTCAAGCAGGTCCTCCAGGACTCGGGCATCGGCGATGCCATCGCCTCGGCCGCCGAGGGCGCCCATATCAATGTGATCCTGCTGGGCTGGCTGATCGCCCTGCTGCTGTCGCTGACCACGGGCTCCGCCACCGTCGGCATCGTCTCCGCCACCGGCATCGTGGCACCGCTGATCGGTGACGGCGGGGGCCTGGAGGCATCCCTACTCGTGGTCGCGATCGGGGCCGGTTCCCTCGGCCTCAACTATGTCAACCACGCGGGGTTCTGGCTGGTGAAGGAGTCGTTCGGAATGGACCTCAGCCAGGCCACCAAGACCCAGACCGTCGTGCAGACGCTGGTCAGCGTGTTCGGCCTGGCGATGGCCCTGCTGCTGTCGGTGTTCGCCTGA
- a CDS encoding FGGY-family carbohydrate kinase yields MPRNAVIGVDIGTSSSKGVLVGLDGTLIRSATREHTPARPGPGHFEMDAAVWWREFVELARELTAADDTASGDTAANDAASGDTTVVAVGVSGMGPCVLLADEHDTPLRPAVLYGVDTRSVHQIQRIEARLGAEEISRRCGSALTTQAAGPKIAWIAEHEPEVYARARRLYMPSSWLVRKLTGNYVLDHHSAGQCTPLYDTLAGEWYAPWAAEIAPGIELPPLRWPGEAAGALTAEAAGATGLPAGIPVTTGTIDAWAEALSVGAQHIGDLMLMYGTTMFLIHTVPKPLTSPSLWGTVGALPGTRNLAGGMATSGAVANWLRDLFADGDHAQLTALAAESGPGANGLLMLPYFSGERTPIMDPDARGVIAGLTLSHTRGDLYRAALEATGFGVRQNIEVIEAAGGDIRRVVAVGGGTQGSLWTQIVSDITGRPQELRTITIGAGYGDALLAAQLVGDASIEDWNPVRETVTPRAEHTGRYDELYALYRRLYPDTAATVHALAALQER; encoded by the coding sequence ATGCCTCGCAACGCAGTCATCGGTGTGGACATCGGCACCTCGAGCAGCAAGGGCGTTCTCGTCGGCCTCGATGGGACACTGATCCGCTCGGCCACTCGGGAGCACACCCCCGCAAGGCCCGGCCCCGGCCACTTCGAGATGGACGCTGCCGTCTGGTGGCGCGAGTTCGTCGAACTCGCCCGGGAGTTGACCGCCGCCGATGACACCGCCTCCGGTGACACCGCTGCCAATGACGCCGCCTCTGGTGACACCACCGTAGTCGCCGTCGGGGTCAGCGGCATGGGGCCCTGTGTCCTGCTGGCCGATGAGCACGACACCCCGCTGCGCCCCGCCGTTCTGTACGGTGTGGACACCCGCTCCGTCCACCAGATCCAGCGCATCGAGGCGCGGCTCGGCGCCGAGGAGATCAGCCGCCGCTGCGGCTCCGCCCTGACCACACAGGCCGCCGGACCGAAAATCGCCTGGATCGCCGAGCACGAGCCCGAGGTCTACGCGCGGGCCCGGCGGCTGTACATGCCGAGCTCCTGGCTGGTCAGGAAGCTCACCGGAAACTACGTCCTGGACCACCACTCGGCCGGCCAGTGCACTCCGCTGTACGACACGCTCGCCGGTGAGTGGTACGCCCCCTGGGCCGCCGAGATCGCCCCCGGTATCGAACTGCCGCCACTGCGCTGGCCCGGTGAGGCGGCCGGTGCCCTCACCGCCGAGGCCGCCGGGGCGACCGGTCTGCCCGCCGGGATCCCCGTCACCACCGGCACCATCGATGCCTGGGCCGAGGCCCTGAGCGTGGGGGCACAGCACATCGGCGACCTGATGCTGATGTACGGCACCACGATGTTCCTCATCCACACCGTGCCCAAGCCGCTGACCAGTCCGTCCCTGTGGGGCACGGTCGGCGCCCTGCCCGGAACCCGAAATCTGGCCGGTGGCATGGCCACCTCCGGTGCGGTCGCCAACTGGCTCCGTGACCTGTTCGCCGACGGCGACCATGCCCAACTCACCGCGCTGGCCGCCGAGTCGGGCCCCGGCGCCAATGGCCTGCTGATGCTCCCGTACTTCTCCGGGGAGCGCACCCCGATCATGGACCCGGACGCCCGCGGAGTGATCGCCGGGCTGACCCTGTCCCACACCCGCGGCGACCTCTACCGGGCCGCGCTCGAAGCCACCGGGTTCGGCGTCCGCCAGAACATCGAGGTCATCGAGGCGGCCGGTGGCGACATCCGCCGTGTGGTCGCCGTCGGCGGCGGAACCCAGGGCTCCCTGTGGACGCAGATCGTCTCCGACATCACCGGCCGCCCGCAGGAACTGCGCACCATCACCATCGGCGCCGGTTACGGCGATGCTCTGCTGGCCGCGCAGCTCGTCGGGGACGCCTCCATCGAGGACTGGAACCCGGTGCGTGAGACGGTGACGCCCCGCGCCGAGCACACCGGGCGCTACGACGAGCTGTACGCCCTCTACCGGCGGCTGTACCCGGACACCGCCGCGACCGTCCACGCCCTGGCCGCGCTGCAGGAGCGCTGA
- a CDS encoding FAD-dependent oxidoreductase, which produces MENVDLLVIGAGMAGLTAGARAVRNGLSVMVVEIGTDVGGSARFAGYAWTAPSHDVMDQHNPWGDTVLKRALVDRFPEGVAWIRSLGVDVKDAQRVLSFGRGHQFDTHQYVDTCRRVIREGGGALLLETCAERLVVEDGAVTGAELRLADGARLRVSAGTTLIATGGFQGDPQLRTAHVHPRAESMQLRSNPFSRGGGYRLATQVGAATGHDDAGFYGHLIPSGISFADPADFVDLSLYYSEHALLFNVRNDRFVDETLGDHLTAMALLEQPESRGLLLADARVFRDWVVGSYVEGAVAVDKFALASKRGGRVGLAEDLDELAYLPEEWGYRGDAVRDAVKLFNEDAAAGLEPVPGRQLDRLPLDEPPYYVIETVPAITFPFHGVRIDDRARVLRGDGEPLHGLLAAGSDTGGLWHRAYAGGIASALVFGLTAADTATITATAATAITATATATTATTATTATAAQTRASQATD; this is translated from the coding sequence GTGGAGAATGTCGATCTGCTGGTCATCGGTGCGGGAATGGCGGGGTTGACCGCCGGTGCCCGCGCTGTGCGCAACGGTCTGTCCGTCATGGTCGTGGAGATCGGTACGGACGTCGGCGGTTCCGCGCGCTTCGCGGGTTACGCCTGGACCGCGCCGAGCCATGACGTCATGGACCAGCACAATCCATGGGGAGACACCGTGCTCAAGCGCGCCCTCGTGGATCGGTTTCCCGAAGGCGTCGCATGGATTCGTTCGCTCGGCGTGGACGTCAAGGACGCGCAGCGCGTCCTCAGTTTCGGTCGCGGGCACCAGTTCGACACCCATCAGTATGTCGACACCTGTCGTCGGGTCATCCGCGAAGGCGGTGGCGCGTTGCTGTTGGAGACGTGTGCCGAACGGCTGGTGGTCGAGGACGGGGCCGTGACCGGGGCGGAGCTGAGGTTGGCCGATGGCGCGCGCCTGCGCGTGAGCGCCGGGACCACGCTCATCGCGACCGGCGGGTTTCAGGGCGATCCACAACTCCGCACCGCGCATGTGCACCCCCGTGCCGAGAGCATGCAGCTCCGGTCCAACCCCTTCAGCCGCGGCGGCGGATACCGTCTGGCCACGCAGGTCGGTGCCGCCACCGGCCACGATGACGCGGGCTTCTACGGCCATCTCATCCCCAGCGGCATCTCCTTCGCCGACCCGGCGGACTTCGTCGACCTGTCGCTCTACTACAGCGAGCACGCCCTGCTGTTCAACGTGCGCAACGATCGGTTCGTGGACGAGACGCTGGGCGACCACCTCACGGCCATGGCGTTGCTGGAGCAGCCCGAGAGCCGGGGTCTTCTCCTCGCTGACGCCCGGGTGTTCCGTGACTGGGTCGTCGGGTCGTACGTCGAGGGCGCGGTCGCCGTGGACAAGTTCGCTCTGGCCAGTAAGCGGGGTGGCCGTGTGGGACTCGCCGAAGACCTCGACGAACTGGCCTACCTCCCGGAGGAATGGGGGTACCGGGGTGACGCCGTGCGCGACGCGGTCAAGCTGTTCAACGAAGACGCCGCGGCGGGACTGGAGCCAGTGCCCGGCCGGCAGTTGGACCGCCTCCCGCTCGACGAACCGCCCTACTACGTGATCGAGACCGTACCGGCCATCACGTTCCCCTTTCACGGTGTACGCATCGACGACCGGGCCCGCGTCCTGCGCGGGGACGGCGAACCGCTCCACGGACTCCTCGCGGCCGGATCGGACACCGGTGGCCTGTGGCACCGCGCCTACGCCGGCGGCATCGCCTCGGCCCTCGTGTTCGGACTGACCGCCGCGGACACCGCCACCATCACCGCCACCGCCGCCACCGCCATCACCGCCACCGCCACCGCCACCACCGCCACCACCGCCACCACCGCGACGGCGGCACAGACGAGGGCGTCGCAGGCGACGGACTGA